A window of Malania oleifera isolate guangnan ecotype guangnan chromosome 5, ASM2987363v1, whole genome shotgun sequence contains these coding sequences:
- the LOC131155517 gene encoding BURP domain-containing protein BNM2A-like, translated as MAHAFGPWSLFLHLLIINLCTHGIGAREMVEEHWKELTNPQEKIIQKFLIQEDQKNVLQLPMEDHHVHHPSHKNHMDPSLLVFFTLDELKEGQGMPIYFPKRDPSSSPHFSLREGAESIPFSLSQLPKLLQFFSFSPSSPQARAMEDTLRECETKPINGETKICATSLESMLDFTKTILGKETQSEALSTTHLTKSSTLLQNYTILKVSREVPAPKIVACHTMPYPYAVFYCHSHGSKSMVFKVLVQGENGDRVDAVVVCHLDTSQWGRGHVSFRVLRIEPGTSPVCHFFPADNLVWVPTLL; from the exons ATGGCTCATGCTTTTGGTCCTTGGAGCCTCTTCCTTCATCTCCTCATCATCAATCTG tGCACTCATGGAATTGGAGCAAGGGAGATGGTCGAAGAACACTGGAAAGAACTGACAAATCCCCAGGAAAAGATCATTCAGAAATTTCTCATACAAGAAGATCAGAAGAATGTTTTACAGCTTCCCATGGAGGACCATCATGTTCATCATCCATCCCACAAGAATCACATGGACCCTTCATTACTTGTGTTCTTCACATTGGACGAACTTAAGGAGGGGCAGGGCATGCCCATCTACTTTCCCAAAAGAGacccttcttcttctcctcactTCTCGCTCAGAGAAGGAGCAGAGTCCATACCCTTTTCACTGTCACAGCTCCCAAAGCTTCTCCAATTCTTCTCATTCTCTCCAAGCTCTCCTCAAGCCAGAGCCATGGAGGACACTCTCAGAGAATGTGAGACCAAGCCCATCAATGGTGAAACCAAAATTTGTGCCACTTCCTTAGAATCCATGCTTGATTTTACCAAAACGATCCTTGGGAAAGAGACTCAATCGGAAGCTCTAAGCACCACTCACCTCACAAAGTCAAGTACCCTTTTGCAAAACTATACTATCTTGAAAGTGAGCAGAGAGGTTCCAGCTCCCAAGATTGTTGCTTGTCACACCATGCCTTACCCTTACGCTGTTTTCTACTGCCACAGCCATGGGAGTAAGAGCATGGTGTTCAAGGTTTTGGTGCAGGGTGAAAATGGTGACAGAGTGGATGCTGTGGTAGTCTGCCACTTGGATACGTCTCAGTGGGGCCGCGGTCATGTGTCGTTTCGGGTGCTCAGGATCGAACCGGGGACCTCCCCTGTCTGCCATTTCTTCCCGGCGGATAATCTAGTGTGGGTTCCTACCTTGCTGTAA